The Quercus robur chromosome 3, dhQueRobu3.1, whole genome shotgun sequence DNA segment CAAAGATGAGCTAggaccactaggtgcatgccatgagggataggaagagagagagagcactcaCACTGTAGCACGGCAGGTAAACAGACAAAATAGCCTTCTTTATCTAGTGTCACGGCCAACACAagtaagtggtggtggctggcAAACCAATAAGTGGTTGGCAAggacacccagaccagacaaaggttgctcaaggataaaatagtaaaatccggtCACAACagacactataaaaaggggctTTGCCATGCACAGTAGAGAAAGGGGGATCACAATCACAAAAACACGATAATTGTAATCTCTAGTAAAGTATCACagcaaaaatagaaaacacagagaaggaaaaggaagaaaaagaaaaagaaaggaaaaactagGAAGGACAGAGAATAGAGAGTATAGAATGACAgccatgcaccaataggttgatctcctttctctctctaaagcCCTACTCTCTATCAAAAAGATAGAGGATCCCCAAAAAACATAAACCATTCAGGCCCATTCCcttaagtgcaaaacgtagctaattggGCAATTCTAGACAGCTTTGATATTGCTTCATAATCtgggcataactctctcatccaaATTCTGATTCAGATgattcaagatgctatggaacTCCAAGACAAAtctctacaactttcatgttttgagttttgagagatacggGCTGCATCAAGGTTGAAATCgggcttgaagttgctgcacctgcactgctaacgttctggaatgttcctttgcctgAAATTCTAATACGCGTATCTGATgtggtttatttttggaagcCTCCAAATCTGGTGCACGAAATTTCCAGttgaaaaacaccactttcctagttgtattaggactttgttttatttctaatatttttctttaattagttagatttggatattattattgagaatatttttaggagattttgtaggcttgggaaaggAGGAAATCAAAATTACACAGACACAcacctctctctcccctcttctctgatttttttcctttgagttttcatcatggccttGCGTGGcaaaacttttatacttggtcgaagGAAACTAAAGCCTtggaatcaataaaactgtgagatctaatttgtttttattgtttgatttatgctttgaatatcggatgttcttctgtgcttattttcatgattgtctcatttaattactaggaggcctactagtttattattcattgcaatctactgctaggttagctatcaaatccgtaattgtttgatctctctaacttgtgaagcaaccaagatttaatgatttgctgcgtcaaaaattattagatcttacgAAGAATGcttgactaaattaaatgcaaccgcttgtgtttgtgttgtttagtttcatcgatctctctaattcttaaggctgctactagattaaacctttagcgcttgtcttgggttgtttagtagttagggtttattagatcgcttgttttctaattaactacgactaaggagagataggaaaatagttccaacggtgaatattcaaagtgtgaattgatatatacttgcatcgatgatcagttgtaaaattccaatggtggatgttgacttggaccaaggtttgttctcttGATTGATTtcgatattttaatttgaattgttcctttattgtttttcttaaaattgttttcattatactcaaATCCCCCCCCCCTTCCTTGTTCACGTAAcataaaactaggctagatactcttcgtgggaacgatccttactcgcactactacatatatttttaggagtataggttttattttttggttgccTGCGACAGCACACCAAATTTTGGCGCCATTGCCGGGGAGTGattctagttgatttttttttgcttcttgtgAACCTTATTTTgttcttgaaattttcaaaaaaaaaaaaaaaaaaatcgctaGTTTTCAATAGTTACGGTTTTGGCATAATTCAGATTGCAGTAGAACTAGGCCTTGATAgtatagttttttgaaaataaacaatGTTCTGAGCAAGACTAGTTAATcctttggattttggattaCTAGCCCCACCCTCTCAAGGCCAAATTCCACtgttttctagggtttttaggcgttttttgtgttttagggtgtgtttggttcctgtaaaatgttttccagaaaaggaaaatgtattcaGGCTGTTTGGCTATCTCGGAaatcgttttacggaaaatcaattccaCTGTTTAGTTCGTCCAAATATTTTACAGAAAATGctttacggaaaatcaattcccatgtttggttcgatcaaacattttacaaaaaatgaaattcattttttatggaaaatcaactccggtgtttggtttgtggatcattttacggaaaatatgAAATGTGTTACAAATTCAAGCACCTGCATTATCTAGACAAACCTGTAACAATACAAAACTAATCATCCacttcaacatcaaaaataatcattcaaattcaaGAACCTGCATTGCCTAGACATATCTGTAACAGTACAAAAATAATCATCCacttcaacatcaaaaataatcatttgaatatacccataatatttatataaaaacagcCACATCAATCGTTCACCATTGGCATTACACCTCTATGGTGTCCAAAAATGATACCTATTCATGCTATCTGAACAgtacaaatacataatttgggcaattgtatcgtcccaataatacaaaagactatatatataatacaatggTAGGTCAATACTAGTACTACAACAAAAGTTAATTCCTAAATCTACCATCACAGTCaacatgaaataaacaaatcaaatttgTGAGAACAAAAAACCATCTAACCACAGCTTCCTCAACCTAGCATTCTTGGCTAGAAATCCACGAGTTGTCTTCTTATTTTCACAAAGATGGTCGAAGGCAGTTGCGAGCATATCTTCGCTATACCCATCCGCCATCATAGCCATTACCTCATTGTACAGAGCTGTGTAATCCACCGGGCCTCGATTAATTTCTTTCAGAGTCACAGCTATTTCCTTCAGTTGATTAGACAGATCAGTCAGCACACTATCATCAGCATTAGAAGGTGCATGCCCTCTTTTGCGGGACTTGGAAATTCCCGACCCAGTGGTGGATGACTCGACTGCATTCTTCCCTTTCTCAACCACACCTTCCTCCACATTGTCTGCAACAAACTCCGCACTGTCCCCATTGTCTGGCTCATTCTCAATATCCACATAGGACTTAGAAAAGCCACCCATGGC contains these protein-coding regions:
- the LOC126719461 gene encoding uncharacterized protein LOC126719461; its protein translation is MSKGKEKVSSSKQFRWLPSMHEMMLRILTEEATKGNKPSSTFKAGSFALVAKEIMAQFGVECHPSYVDNWMRTLRTMWSAIQTLRKKSGFGWDDNLKMITCDAKTYQEEVMAYRKHADYLNKKIDMYDELAIVVGKDTAMGGFSKSYVDIENEPDNGDSAEFVADNVEEGVVEKGKNAVESSTTGSGISKSRKRGHAPSNADDSVLTDLSNQLKEIAVTLKEINRGPVDYTALYNEVMAMMADGYSEDMLATAFDHLCENKKTTRGFLAKNARLRKLWLDGFLFSQI